The Sebastes fasciatus isolate fSebFas1 chromosome 4, fSebFas1.pri, whole genome shotgun sequence genome window below encodes:
- the lrrc10b gene encoding leucine-rich repeat-containing protein 10B translates to MGNSSRKGEGEEEEEGAKDGEEAEITEKKKEEEVEVEQELPLGVEEMFESGDPVLDLCYRKFKRLPSQVSGLMHLEKLYVCGNSLRTLPDSVAQLQGLRVLALDFNKMEDVPAAVCQLTNLTRLYLGSNRLMCLPPELRNLQSLRCLWVESNYILSFPRELYDLPNLKSLQIGDNRMKTLPSDLCRMEALRGLWLYGNRFETFPKVLLRMKGLEILDLDRNKITEFPSLKRLPALRLFSYDHNPVDSPPRVGEEVLVVGEGAAEFLDEREARNERLRKAAEQEAEELALAGEEPVIHGILKNSSSNPKQAAGTSEDADGKDEDPLANDEEDMELPVTEYDGAELEYDEEGVEYETEELICEGEGFEYEGDELEYDRAHMDYEYEELEDTGRQDEGA, encoded by the coding sequence ATGGGCAACTCCTCCAggaagggagagggagaagaggaagaggagggagcgAAGGATGGCGAGGAGGCGGAAatcacagagaagaagaaggaagaggaggtggaggtggagcaaGAGCTTCCGCTGGGGGTGGAGGAGATGTTCGAGAGTGGGGATCCCGTGCTGGACTTATGCTACCGTAAATTCAAGCGGTTGCCGTCGCAAGTTAGCGGACTGATGCACCTGGAGAAGCTGTACGTTTGTGGAAACAGCCTGCGCACTCTGCCAGACAGCGTCGCCCAGCTGCAAGGTCTGCGCGTCCTCGCCCTCGACTTCAACAAGATGGAGGATGTTCCCGCTGCCGTCTGCCAGCTCACTAACCTCACTCGCCTCTACCTGGGCAGCAACCGGCTCATGTGCCTCCCGCCTGAGCTGAGGAACCTGCAGAGTCTGCGCTGCCTGTGGGTGGAGAGCAACTACATCCTAAGTTTTCCCCGGGAGCTCTACGACCTGCCTAACCTCAAGTCCCTTCAGATTGGGGACAACCGGATGAAGACGCTGCCTTCTGACCTCTGCCGTATGGAGGCTTTGAGGGGATTATGGCTCTACGGGAACCGCTTTGAAACCTTTCCCAAAGTCCTGCTGCGCATGAAGGGTTTGGAGATTTTAGATCTGGACCGCAACAAGATAACAGAGTTTCCCAGCCTGAAGCGTCTCCCTGCCCTGCGCCTCTTCTCCTATGACCACAACCCCGTGGATAGCCCTCCTAGAGTGGGCGAGGAGGTGCTCGTGGTCGGGGAAGGTGCTGCGGAGTTCTTGGATGAGCGCGAGGCCCGTAACGAGAGGCTACGGAAGGCCGCAGAGCAAGAGGCCGAAGAGTTGGCTCTGGCGGGAGAGGAGCCGGTGATTCACGGCATCCTGAAGAACAGCAGCTCCAACCCAAAACAAGCTGCGGGGACTTCAGAGGACGCAGACGGTAAAGACGAAGACCCTCTGGCGAACGATGAGGAGGATATGGAGCTGCCCGTCACTGAGTACGACGGAGCTGAGCTCGAATATGATGAAGAGGGGGTCGAATACGAAACGGAGGAGCTGATATGTGAGGGAGAGGGGTTTGAGTATGAGGGGGACGAGCTGGAGTACGATAGGGCTCACATGGACTACGAGTATGAGGAGCTGGAGGACACGGGGCGACAAGATGAAGGGGCATGA
- the fads2 gene encoding acyl-CoA 6-desaturase translates to MGGGGQLTEPGEQVVGRAAGGGGGGVYTWEEVQSHCNRNDQWMVIDRKVYNITQWAKRHPGGIRVISHYAGEDATEAFTAFHPDLKFVQKFLKPLLIGELAATEPSQDRNKNATIIQDFHTLRAKVEREGLFRAQPLFFCLHMGHILLLEALAWLIIWVWGTSWTLTFLCSVMLATAQLQAGWLQHDFGHLSVFEKSSWNHLLHKFAIGHLKGASANWWNHRHFQHHAKPNIFSKDPDVNMLHVFVVGATQPVEYGIKKIKYMPYHHQHQYFFLVGPPLLIPVYFHIQIIRTMISRHDWVDLAWCLSYYLRYLCCSIPMYGLFGSVVLISFVRFLESHCFVWVTQMNHLPMDIDHDKHQDWLSMQLQATCNIKQSPFNDWFSGHLNFQIEHHLFPTMPRHNYHLVAPLVRALCEKHGIPYQVKTMWQGIADVFRSLKHSGDLWLDAYLHK, encoded by the exons ATGGGAGGTGGAGGCCAGCTGACGGAGCCAGGAGAGCAGGTCGTTGGGCGAGctgctggtggaggtggaggtggtgtctACACCTGGGAGGAGGTGCAGAGccactgcaacaggaatgaCCAGTGGATGGTGATCGATCGAAAGGTTTACAACATCACACAGTGGGCCAAGAGGCACCCAGGAGGGATCCGGGTCATCAGCCACTATGCTGGAGAGGACGCCACG GAGGCATTCACTGCTTTTCATCCCGACTTAAAGTTTGTGCAGAAGTTCCTGAAGCCGCTGCTGATCGGAGAGCTGGCAGCGACGGAGCCCAGCCAGGACCGAAACAAAAAC GCGACAATCATACAGGATTTCCACACTTTACGTGCGAAGGTGGAGAGGGAGGGTCTGTTTCGAGCTCAGCCTTTATTCTTCTGCCTCCACATGGGTCACAtcctgctgctggaggccctCGCCTGGCTCATCATCTGGGTCTGGGGAACGAGCTGGACTCTGACGTTTCTGTGCTCCGTCATGCTGGCAACCGCTCAG ttGCAGGCTGGATGGCTGCAGCACGACTTTGGCCACCTGTCTGTCTTCGAGAAGTCTAGCTGGAATCACTTGTTGCACAAGTTTGCCATCGGTCATTTGAAG GGAGCGTCTGCCAACTGGTGGAATCACCGGCATTTCCAGCATCACGCTAAACCCAACATCTTCAGTAAGGACCCTGATGTCAACATGCTGCACGTCTTCGTAGTTGGAGCCACTCAACCAGTGGAG TACGGCATAAAAAAGATCAAATACATGCCCTATCACCACCAACACCAGTACTTCTTTCTTG ttgGACCGCCGCTTCTCATTCCAGTTTACTTCCACATTCAGATAATACGCACCATGATCTCCCGCCACGACTGGGTG GACCTGGCCTGGTGTCTGTCTTACTACCTTCGCTACCTGTGCTGCTCTATACCCATGTATGGCCTGTTTGGCTCAGTGGTGCTCATCAGCTTCGTCAG GTTTCTGGAGAGTCACTGTTTTGTGTGGGTGACTCAGATGAATCATCTGCCGATGGACATCGACCACGATAAGCACCAGGACTGGCTGTCCATGCAG CTACAAGCCACCTGTAATATCAAGCAGTCCCCCTTCAACGACTGGTTCAGCGGACACCTCAACTTTCAAATCGAACACCA ttTGTTTCCCACGATGCCCCGTCACAACTACCACCTGGTGGCGCCGCTGGTCCGTGCACTGTGTGAGAAACACGGGATTCCCTACCAGGTGAAAACAATGTGGCAAGGCATTGCTGACGTTTTCAG GTCACTGAAACACTCAGGCGACCTCTGGCTCGACGCGTATCTCCATAAATGA